The Methylomicrobium agile genome has a segment encoding these proteins:
- a CDS encoding OsmC family protein codes for MKATVKWVDGVMFVGESGSGHAVVMDGPPDHGGRNMGVRPMEMLLLGVGGCSSFDVVQILKKGKNDIVDCIAELTAERVDAVPAVFSKIHLHFIVKGRNLKESAVERAVKLSAEKYCSAAIMLGEAGVEITHDFEVIEV; via the coding sequence ATGAAAGCGACAGTCAAATGGGTTGACGGCGTGATGTTTGTCGGTGAATCCGGCAGCGGCCACGCGGTCGTGATGGACGGTCCGCCCGACCACGGCGGCCGGAACATGGGGGTTCGGCCGATGGAGATGCTGTTGCTTGGCGTAGGCGGTTGTTCGTCGTTTGATGTGGTGCAGATTCTGAAGAAGGGTAAGAACGACATCGTGGATTGTATAGCCGAATTGACCGCCGAGCGCGTCGATGCGGTGCCGGCCGTGTTCAGCAAAATCCATTTGCATTTTATCGTCAAGGGCCGCAATTTGAAGGAATCGGCGGTCGAGAGGGCGGTCAAGCTGTCGGCGGAAAAATATTGTTCCGCTGCGATTATGTTGGGTGAGGCGGGGGTGGAAATCACCCATGATTTTGAAGTGATCGAGGTTTAA